A single genomic interval of Bacteroidota bacterium harbors:
- a CDS encoding site-specific integrase yields MNTTFNFWVNNRPNSRGAYDIYIRITQERKHKLIKTGISVPERSAFNPKAKQDNWIRGRGESTKKLNDTLAYQLNTLKGENEALKKRIKNPSKESIIQQYRGEASQDFIVYLNRIIQRFELAGSIRTAKRYRSLKNKLVEYENDSIPFDSITVTFLKDFEGYLSDLHQNSRYEHFKNMKAAFNQAILEDIIPSIQNPFLKFKVKQVPTNKQKLSVEEIDRINSLALEPGSSLSHTRNCFMFSFYCGGIRAGDIITMRWRNVSEGSLSYVMAKNTNSKLTTRTVPLIPEAKAILRQYKSKDSKPEDFIFGELKNEISKLISDEKKLKSGFEKTIYNQIASRNTIFNKNLKKIAKLADITKPLTFHIARHSFAQFAMNKDMSPKMLQTILGHEKFATTEAYISTLQDKKIEDAMLNLFA; encoded by the coding sequence ATGAATACCACCTTCAATTTCTGGGTAAACAACCGCCCTAATTCCCGGGGTGCTTATGACATTTATATCCGGATTACTCAGGAACGCAAACACAAGCTTATTAAGACCGGAATTTCAGTACCGGAACGATCAGCATTCAACCCAAAAGCGAAACAGGATAACTGGATCAGGGGGCGGGGCGAAAGCACCAAAAAACTGAATGATACACTAGCCTATCAACTGAATACGCTGAAGGGTGAAAATGAAGCCCTAAAAAAACGGATAAAAAACCCAAGTAAAGAAAGCATCATTCAACAGTACCGGGGTGAAGCCTCCCAAGATTTCATTGTTTATCTGAATCGAATCATTCAGCGCTTTGAATTAGCGGGATCAATCAGAACAGCGAAAAGATACCGTTCCCTTAAAAACAAATTGGTAGAGTATGAAAATGATTCAATTCCCTTTGACTCCATTACAGTCACGTTCCTGAAAGATTTTGAAGGCTATCTTTCAGACCTCCACCAAAACAGCCGATATGAACATTTTAAAAATATGAAGGCTGCATTCAATCAAGCCATTTTGGAGGACATCATTCCAAGCATACAGAACCCCTTCTTAAAATTTAAGGTAAAACAAGTACCAACCAATAAACAAAAGCTATCAGTAGAGGAAATTGACCGGATCAATTCATTAGCATTAGAACCGGGTTCATCCTTGAGTCATACCCGCAATTGCTTCATGTTTTCGTTTTATTGCGGAGGCATCCGAGCGGGCGACATCATTACCATGAGATGGAGAAATGTTAGTGAAGGCAGTCTTTCTTATGTTATGGCTAAGAATACAAACAGCAAACTAACTACCCGAACAGTCCCCTTGATTCCGGAAGCTAAAGCAATTTTGCGCCAATACAAAAGCAAAGATTCCAAGCCTGAAGATTTCATTTTCGGAGAACTGAAAAACGAAATTTCAAAACTGATTAGCGATGAAAAGAAACTAAAATCAGGATTTGAGAAAACGATATACAATCAAATTGCCTCCCGGAATACAATCTTCAATAAGAACTTAAAAAAGATTGCAAAACTGGCAGACATCACTAAGCCTCTTACTTTCCATATAGCCCGCCATTCTTTTGCTCAATTCGCAATGAATAAGGATATGTCCCCAAAGATGCTGCAAACTATTTTAGGTCATGAAAAATTTGCTACAACCGAAGCATATATAAGCACTTTACAGGATAAGAAAATTGAAGATGCAATGCTAAATCTGTTCGCATGA
- a CDS encoding CHAT domain-containing protein: MVGNDPVGYCTTAYTLYNKFLKPVTSQYSQHFSRLIIVPDGYLTYIPFGALISDSKNRSMDFRSLPYLINEVSVSYELSGTDFINETHHGSSGNGRILGFAPSFENRPLLPFSSDLLTNVANKYECDLFQKSEATITNFIRNAGNYSFIHLATHADTTARPRLYFSEATALSNSLPLDSIYFLPMKADLSILAACNTSSGTYEYGEGTLSFARAFLTAGCKSAISTIWSVDDKATSELLSNFYSGISDDLEKDEALRTAQLRYLQKCKSSREASPFYWSGIILTGDHSPIHLDGKNRMTIIVSTGLFLLLLLFIYYRKK; this comes from the coding sequence ATGGTCGGCAATGATCCGGTCGGTTATTGCACTACTGCATATACACTGTATAATAAATTTCTGAAACCTGTTACCTCTCAATATTCACAACATTTCAGTCGCCTAATTATTGTACCGGATGGCTACCTGACTTATATACCTTTTGGAGCGTTAATCTCAGATTCAAAAAACCGGTCAATGGATTTTCGTTCACTTCCCTATCTAATTAACGAGGTATCTGTTTCATATGAATTATCCGGTACTGATTTTATTAACGAAACGCACCATGGAAGTTCTGGAAATGGTCGAATATTGGGTTTTGCACCATCATTCGAAAATAGACCCTTGTTGCCATTTTCTTCTGACTTGCTGACAAACGTTGCAAATAAATATGAATGCGATTTGTTTCAAAAAAGTGAGGCGACAATTACCAATTTCATAAGGAATGCTGGCAATTACTCTTTCATTCATCTGGCTACGCATGCGGATACAACTGCAAGGCCTCGTTTGTACTTCAGTGAAGCGACCGCTCTTTCGAATAGCCTCCCTCTTGACTCAATTTATTTCCTCCCAATGAAGGCGGATCTGTCTATCCTTGCCGCTTGCAATACCAGTTCCGGAACTTATGAATACGGTGAAGGAACCCTCTCCTTTGCACGGGCATTTTTAACCGCTGGTTGTAAAAGTGCAATTTCCACGATTTGGAGTGTTGACGACAAAGCAACTTCAGAGCTTCTTTCCAATTTTTATTCAGGGATAAGCGATGATTTGGAAAAAGATGAAGCGCTACGTACTGCTCAGTTGAGATATCTTCAAAAATGTAAAAGTTCCCGTGAAGCCAGTCCATTTTATTGGAGTGGAATTATATTAACTGGCGATCACAGCCCAATACATCTTGATGGTAAAAACCGGATGACAATAATTGTATCAACGGGGCTATTCCTTTTGCTTCTCTTATTTATTTATTATCGGAAGAAATAG
- a CDS encoding sigma-70 family RNA polymerase sigma factor, whose translation MYDIYRNYRNEFIHWAVHNYSCTEEEARDVFQETIIRFYQNSASGKLQVLTSDLKTYLWAIGKYQLLNLIKYKNKTVTFSSPELINEIDRTDSSGEESEQERRNKELVNRCLAFLDDKSRRVIELYYLEGKDMATIAVELGYKNADVAKKKKYEVMKKLIALSRQYNKVDILALLLIL comes from the coding sequence TTGTATGACATTTACCGGAATTACCGGAATGAATTCATACACTGGGCCGTTCACAATTATTCTTGTACAGAGGAAGAGGCAAGAGATGTTTTTCAGGAAACAATTATCAGATTTTATCAAAATTCTGCTTCCGGTAAGTTGCAAGTACTAACCAGCGACCTTAAGACTTATTTATGGGCTATCGGGAAATATCAACTTCTTAACTTAATAAAATACAAGAACAAAACGGTTACTTTCTCATCGCCTGAATTGATTAATGAAATAGATAGGACTGATTCTTCAGGTGAGGAATCTGAACAGGAAAGACGGAACAAGGAACTTGTCAACCGTTGTCTAGCATTTCTGGACGATAAAAGCAGAAGGGTAATTGAGTTGTACTACCTGGAAGGGAAAGACATGGCTACTATTGCTGTTGAACTTGGGTATAAAAACGCTGATGTCGCAAAAAAGAAAAAGTACGAAGTGATGAAAAAGCTCATTGCACTTTCTCGTCAGTATAATAAAGTGGATATACTTGCACTTCTATTGATTTTATAA
- a CDS encoding tetratricopeptide repeat protein — protein MKEETENIELIEAFVEGLLSQEENLRVKQLLENDPSFREEFEMYNAFVTRIRDRNEPIIRTKLLEIDRELDSGNSSGIIHISKSKWFTNRYAIAASLILFLLASSIAVYYSYFNPKAVFSENYIQDPGLPVLMGADGSLKLGQAMNFYKLENFESSFQLLNQLYLENSGNDTLQYYSGVLLLSLNKPSEAIRYFQECLSNASSSFHVDSEYRLATAYFLNGQKASAKDIFKEIAASANNPYRESAVQFLKHI, from the coding sequence GTGAAAGAAGAAACCGAAAATATTGAATTGATCGAAGCTTTTGTAGAAGGCTTGCTTTCGCAAGAGGAAAATCTGCGTGTAAAACAATTGCTGGAAAATGATCCTTCATTCAGGGAAGAATTCGAAATGTATAACGCTTTCGTGACCAGAATCCGAGATAGGAATGAACCAATCATCAGAACTAAACTTCTTGAAATTGATCGGGAATTGGATTCTGGTAATTCATCCGGAATTATTCACATTTCCAAATCTAAATGGTTCACTAACCGTTATGCGATTGCTGCCAGTCTCATACTTTTTCTCCTCGCTTCTTCAATCGCTGTATATTATTCATATTTCAATCCAAAGGCAGTTTTTTCGGAAAATTATATTCAAGACCCTGGATTGCCCGTACTCATGGGCGCTGATGGGAGTCTGAAACTTGGCCAGGCGATGAATTTTTACAAATTGGAGAATTTTGAATCTTCATTTCAGTTGCTGAATCAACTTTATCTGGAAAATAGCGGGAATGATACACTTCAGTATTATAGCGGAGTATTGTTACTATCCTTAAACAAACCATCTGAGGCAATTCGATACTTTCAGGAATGTTTGTCGAATGCAAGTTCAAGTTTTCATGTCGATTCAGAATATCGGCTCGCTACAGCTTATTTTCTAAATGGCCAAAAGGCTTCTGCAAAAGATATTTTTAAAGAAATTGCTGCATCGGCTAACAATCCTTATAGGGAAAGTGCTGTTCAATTTTTGAAGCATATATAA
- a CDS encoding T9SS type A sorting domain-containing protein has protein sequence MKNVYLLLCFIISLSSYAQLPSYVPTNGLVAYYPFDGNANDVSGSNNNGSVNGATLTLDHLGNANSAYHFDGNGQYIEVPHSTSLDFSTNQISLSFWVKVESFPTGGFSDILISKQSGSGTSQSGLNVAQSGQNVLGLLVSSGSGNFGGANVPSNTSNYNVFHHVVLVFESGTGTAYLDGSLIISSTGTATIGANTVPMLFGKANWVNVNADPFNGVLDDVGIWNRALTQQEVSNLFNESLSTPCASASLPLNLTQGLVGWWPFCGNANDESGNGNDGIVNGAALTTDRFNEPASAYSFDGVSNFIEVLDDPTLQFGNSQQSISFWINLPSRPNPIGSDMAVFSKTNQNLASDPSGNSNEGFEVIFNENWNGILSERFKNGNASPWAFTTIDTPQINLNIWKHIVFVVDKQNDSLFAYSDGIKVSQSYIDPNSEIGTNSLSLLFGKGYWVSNGVPSFYFFGKLDDIGMWNRALSPQEVSQLYNAGLCFQTITVTDTLIINANLTGFNPVTYQNSIKVYPNPSNDHVTIDCGSNFGTMNGYAIRIDNMLGQTVYSTPISQQSFYIDLNTWTGNGVYLIYLLNAQGIAIDVRKIVIQ, from the coding sequence ATGAAAAATGTCTACTTACTATTGTGCTTCATTATTAGTCTTAGTTCCTATGCACAATTACCCTCCTATGTCCCAACAAATGGGCTAGTTGCCTATTATCCCTTTGATGGCAATGCAAATGATGTCAGCGGTTCTAATAATAATGGCAGTGTTAATGGCGCAACGTTAACTTTAGATCATTTGGGCAATGCAAACAGCGCTTACCATTTTGATGGGAATGGTCAGTACATTGAAGTTCCACATAGTACATCTCTGGATTTCTCGACCAATCAAATTAGTCTTTCTTTTTGGGTTAAAGTTGAGAGTTTTCCCACCGGAGGCTTTAGCGATATTCTAATAAGTAAACAATCTGGCAGTGGTACAAGTCAATCTGGCCTCAACGTCGCTCAATCTGGCCAAAACGTTTTAGGACTCTTGGTGAGTAGCGGTTCCGGCAATTTTGGCGGTGCAAATGTGCCTTCAAACACGAGCAATTATAATGTATTTCATCATGTCGTTCTGGTTTTCGAAAGTGGAACCGGCACAGCTTATCTTGACGGAAGCCTAATTATAAGCAGCACTGGCACAGCGACAATCGGAGCCAACACAGTACCTATGCTTTTCGGTAAAGCAAATTGGGTTAATGTAAATGCTGATCCATTCAACGGAGTATTGGATGATGTCGGCATTTGGAACCGTGCATTAACACAGCAAGAAGTTTCCAATCTTTTCAATGAAAGCCTCTCTACACCATGTGCAAGCGCATCGCTTCCATTAAATCTTACTCAGGGCCTTGTTGGATGGTGGCCATTCTGTGGAAATGCAAATGACGAGAGTGGAAACGGGAATGATGGAATTGTAAATGGCGCAGCGCTAACTACCGATAGATTTAATGAACCAGCCAGTGCATATTCATTTGATGGTGTAAGCAATTTTATTGAAGTGCTTGACGATCCTACGCTTCAATTCGGGAACAGTCAGCAGTCAATTTCATTTTGGATTAACCTGCCAAGTAGACCTAATCCTATTGGTAGCGATATGGCGGTATTCAGCAAGACAAACCAAAATTTAGCTAGTGATCCAAGTGGTAATTCAAATGAAGGGTTTGAGGTTATTTTTAACGAAAATTGGAATGGGATTCTTTCTGAGCGTTTCAAGAACGGAAACGCTTCTCCATGGGCGTTTACTACAATTGACACGCCTCAAATTAATCTTAACATCTGGAAACACATTGTATTTGTGGTTGACAAACAAAATGATTCACTCTTTGCATATTCAGATGGAATAAAGGTATCTCAAAGCTATATTGATCCAAATTCTGAAATTGGGACTAATTCTCTTTCGTTATTATTTGGAAAGGGATATTGGGTCAGCAATGGTGTGCCAAGTTTTTACTTCTTTGGAAAACTCGATGATATTGGCATGTGGAACCGAGCTCTTTCTCCCCAAGAAGTGTCCCAGCTCTATAATGCAGGTCTCTGCTTCCAAACGATCACCGTCACAGATACCCTTATCATCAATGCCAACCTCACAGGCTTCAATCCGGTAACATATCAAAATTCGATTAAGGTTTACCCAAATCCATCGAATGATCATGTCACTATTGATTGCGGAAGTAATTTCGGAACTATGAATGGTTATGCAATACGAATTGACAACATGCTTGGTCAGACTGTTTACAGCACTCCGATCAGTCAGCAGTCGTTTTACATCGATTTGAATACCTGGACCGGCAATGGGGTCTACCTCATCTATCTCCTGAATGCACAAGGGATAGCAATCGATGTTAGAAAAATTGTTATTCAATAA
- a CDS encoding T9SS type A sorting domain-containing protein — MKQYFSFLSNTHIRVLVCLLFLSNNLSAQTWRELNGLGLPQPASQIHVPYTSGVSVSSGNNCYVGTGCRADQLSASSQIYFKSFHTYNATSDSWSRIADFPIPRANAVGFILNSDLFVGLGNDLTTNYNDLWAYDSLNNVWTQKANFPGGPRTAASAFSISGMGYIVGGLDQIVNPLAECWQYNPLTNIWTQKNNFAGSARFSAVAFSIGSNGYFGLGNGSLGVLTDFWEYNSLSDSWTPKSSFPQNWDYPIISFPIGANGYVHDKYSFWEFDPAANQWNQKSNVQDTLSDFANGFSGINQGFLLYVSSNRFGDYRPNKIVFQQYDPLSDSWSIKFDTREFAGLSGKGIELEGKAYVGGKVYNPINQSWQVDTSQTSWIFSTGSSGYGLHNGIFQEYNTQTGIWTPKANFPQDRIFLFCIGTDAFFMNYYGTGMDTVWAYNTLTDTWSSRNVAPFDLDGTASFSIGNKGYLGTGWDDNISWSTNAFYEYDPVADIWTPKANVPGQSRENAVGISSLSRGYIGMGDIALTNVVAVLRDFYEYNPLLDQWDTLPELPGRLNGMCFSIRDTIYVGGAGVPDGHYPLTLSDFYYLDTNSVIQSISYPLQNSMGFSIFPNPAKDKLYISVESGFASETRAEIIDLAGKIMGQFEVKDISGSRREIQISALRPGIYFMRLLDGNNYRLAKFVINE, encoded by the coding sequence ATGAAACAGTATTTTTCTTTCCTGTCAAATACCCATATTCGAGTTTTGGTTTGCTTACTTTTTCTGTCAAACAACCTAAGTGCCCAAACATGGCGGGAGTTAAACGGACTTGGACTTCCGCAACCAGCCAGCCAGATTCATGTCCCTTACACTTCAGGAGTAAGCGTTTCGAGTGGAAACAACTGTTATGTTGGGACAGGTTGTCGGGCTGATCAATTGTCAGCTTCAAGCCAAATCTATTTCAAGTCGTTTCACACTTACAATGCGACTTCTGATTCATGGTCCCGCATTGCAGACTTCCCCATTCCAAGAGCGAATGCAGTTGGATTTATACTTAATAGCGATTTATTTGTTGGCCTTGGGAATGACCTTACCACTAACTACAACGATCTCTGGGCTTATGACTCGCTAAATAATGTCTGGACGCAAAAGGCCAATTTCCCCGGTGGTCCAAGAACGGCCGCATCTGCATTTTCGATTTCCGGAATGGGTTACATAGTGGGTGGTCTGGATCAAATAGTGAATCCACTTGCAGAATGTTGGCAATATAATCCCTTAACTAATATCTGGACACAGAAAAACAATTTTGCAGGAAGCGCACGTTTTAGTGCAGTTGCCTTCTCAATTGGAAGCAATGGGTATTTTGGTTTAGGAAATGGTTCTTTAGGTGTATTGACTGATTTTTGGGAATACAATAGTCTCTCTGATTCATGGACACCAAAATCCTCCTTTCCCCAGAACTGGGATTATCCAATAATCTCCTTCCCTATTGGAGCAAATGGGTATGTACATGACAAATATTCATTCTGGGAATTCGACCCTGCTGCGAATCAGTGGAATCAAAAATCTAATGTTCAGGACACATTATCGGATTTTGCAAATGGGTTTTCTGGTATTAATCAAGGCTTTTTGTTGTATGTCTCCTCTAATCGTTTCGGGGATTACAGACCGAATAAAATCGTTTTTCAACAGTATGATCCTTTGAGTGATTCCTGGTCAATAAAATTTGATACCAGGGAGTTTGCCGGACTTAGTGGAAAGGGAATAGAACTGGAGGGCAAAGCTTATGTTGGTGGGAAGGTTTATAATCCGATCAATCAAAGTTGGCAGGTGGATACTTCTCAAACCAGTTGGATTTTTTCAACGGGATCCAGTGGTTACGGTTTACATAACGGCATATTTCAGGAGTACAACACACAGACTGGGATTTGGACACCCAAAGCGAATTTTCCGCAAGACAGGATCTTTTTATTTTGCATTGGTACGGATGCCTTTTTTATGAATTATTATGGGACGGGAATGGATACTGTGTGGGCCTATAATACACTCACAGATACCTGGTCTTCACGAAATGTTGCGCCATTCGATTTGGATGGTACCGCTTCCTTTTCTATAGGCAACAAGGGTTATCTAGGTACAGGATGGGACGATAATATCTCATGGTCCACAAATGCATTTTATGAGTATGATCCGGTGGCTGACATCTGGACTCCCAAAGCAAATGTTCCAGGGCAATCAAGAGAGAATGCGGTTGGAATATCTTCTTTGTCCAGAGGATATATTGGAATGGGGGATATTGCCTTAACCAATGTAGTTGCCGTTTTAAGAGATTTTTATGAGTACAATCCATTACTTGACCAATGGGATACATTGCCGGAACTTCCGGGTAGATTAAACGGAATGTGTTTTAGTATAAGAGATACCATCTATGTTGGTGGAGCAGGTGTTCCGGACGGACATTATCCTCTGACCTTATCGGATTTTTATTATTTGGATACGAATTCTGTCATTCAGAGCATTTCTTATCCTCTTCAGAATTCAATGGGGTTTTCCATCTTCCCGAACCCGGCAAAGGATAAATTATACATTTCTGTTGAATCCGGTTTTGCGAGTGAAACCAGGGCTGAAATTATTGATCTTGCCGGGAAAATAATGGGCCAATTCGAAGTAAAGGATATTTCTGGCAGCAGGAGAGAAATTCAAATTAGTGCCCTGAGGCCGGGTATTTATTTCATGCGGTTGTTGGATGGCAACAATTACCGGCTCGCAAAATTTGTGATCAACGAATAA
- a CDS encoding four helix bundle protein: protein MAFDFEKLEVYKKVKEYNSCMRKEFLFQDSIDKISKDQLRRASLSVLLNIAEGTSRFSNASKRNFFVIARSSLFETVALLDYLHLVSYGRKPRLLFPTIKKQRLPFSDYYFKRQEKRTVFEQNR from the coding sequence ATGGCATTTGATTTTGAAAAGCTGGAAGTATATAAGAAAGTTAAAGAATACAATTCCTGCATGAGAAAAGAATTTCTTTTTCAAGATAGCATTGACAAGATTTCTAAGGATCAATTAAGAAGAGCATCCTTGAGTGTTCTTTTAAATATTGCAGAAGGAACCAGTCGGTTCAGCAATGCTTCCAAGAGAAATTTTTTTGTGATTGCAAGAAGCTCTTTATTTGAAACTGTAGCACTTCTCGATTACCTTCATTTGGTCAGTTATGGGAGAAAACCACGGCTCCTGTTCCCAACAATAAAAAAACAACGGTTACCCTTTTCTGACTATTACTTTAAACGGCAAGAGAAAAGGACTGTCTTTGAACAAAATCGTTGA
- a CDS encoding MBL fold metallo-hydrolase: MIKIFGKNPNGTLKSKIERSANYREGEFKNLSVTRMLAEEATFMKMASEFFNADKHRVPAKEIPTVKTDLNSFSPDETSITWFGHSSYFISIHGKKILVDPVFSKSASPVPFVIRAFPGTSVYNADDFNEIDVLLLTHDHYDHLDYRTLLKLKGKVKSVICSLGVASHLHYWGYDSSTITELDWWESTQIDTSMKITATPARHFSGRSLKRAQTLWSSFVLESRDKRLFLGGDSGYGEHFKEIGEAFKTFDIAILECGQYNVKWPLIHMMPEQTVQAHLDLNADVLFPVHWGKFALAYHPWTEPIERLSVHANKLGVNYTTPMIGERIEIGGKVPRTEWWV, encoded by the coding sequence ATGATCAAAATTTTTGGTAAAAACCCTAACGGAACTTTAAAGAGTAAGATTGAACGGAGTGCCAATTACAGGGAAGGTGAATTTAAAAATCTTTCCGTGACTAGAATGCTTGCGGAAGAAGCTACATTCATGAAAATGGCTTCGGAATTTTTTAATGCCGACAAGCACCGTGTGCCTGCAAAGGAAATACCCACTGTAAAAACGGATTTAAATTCCTTTTCTCCGGATGAAACCAGCATTACCTGGTTTGGGCATTCCTCCTATTTCATATCAATACATGGAAAAAAAATCCTGGTAGATCCGGTGTTTTCAAAATCAGCTTCACCTGTTCCATTTGTCATCCGCGCTTTCCCGGGAACTTCGGTTTATAATGCGGATGATTTCAATGAGATTGATGTTTTGTTACTCACCCACGATCATTACGATCATCTGGACTATCGTACACTTTTGAAATTAAAAGGAAAAGTAAAATCTGTGATTTGTTCACTTGGTGTTGCATCTCATTTGCATTACTGGGGATATGATTCCTCCACGATCACCGAGCTCGACTGGTGGGAAAGCACACAAATTGATACGAGCATGAAAATCACAGCCACTCCGGCCCGACATTTTTCTGGTCGAAGTCTGAAGCGTGCGCAGACGCTGTGGTCCTCCTTTGTACTTGAAAGTCGTGACAAAAGATTATTTCTAGGTGGAGACTCCGGGTATGGAGAGCATTTCAAAGAAATTGGTGAAGCCTTCAAAACCTTTGACATCGCAATTCTGGAATGCGGACAATACAACGTAAAATGGCCATTGATTCACATGATGCCGGAGCAAACAGTTCAGGCACATCTCGATTTGAATGCTGATGTTTTGTTCCCTGTTCACTGGGGAAAATTCGCGCTCGCCTACCACCCCTGGACCGAACCGATCGAACGTCTGAGCGTACACGCAAATAAACTTGGAGTGAATTACACAACGCCGATGATTGGGGAGAGGATTGAGATTGGTGGGAAAGTTCCTCGTACAGAGTGGTGGGTGTGA